One genomic region from Thermomicrobiales bacterium encodes:
- a CDS encoding PPOX class F420-dependent oxidoreductase has translation MPTGPIPDSHADLLEVRLLGQLATVDSGNRPQVNPVWFLWEDGHLLLSIKPETRKYRNLRGNPAVALSVLDPGNSFRYIELRGEAIDFELFTTLAFVNRLAHKYTGADFTGGVDGEERWKVTIRIDSWTSAGS, from the coding sequence GATCTCCTCGAGGTTCGATTGCTCGGTCAGCTTGCAACTGTGGATTCTGGCAACCGCCCACAGGTCAACCCAGTCTGGTTTCTCTGGGAGGACGGGCATCTGCTCCTCAGCATCAAGCCGGAAACCAGGAAGTACCGAAATCTCCGCGGGAACCCTGCGGTCGCGCTATCGGTTCTCGATCCAGGAAACTCGTTCCGCTACATCGAGCTCCGTGGCGAGGCCATCGATTTCGAGCTCTTTACCACCCTTGCGTTCGTGAACCGACTGGCTCACAAATACACCGGCGCGGACTTCACAGGGGGTGTCGACGGCGAGGAACGCTGGAAGGTCACCATCCGCATTGATTCGTGGACCTCTGCCGGGAGCTAG